In Pararge aegeria chromosome 5, ilParAegt1.1, whole genome shotgun sequence, one DNA window encodes the following:
- the LOC120623663 gene encoding exosome complex component RRP45: protein MREQFLSNCEKNFIKKIILEGHRLDGRNYDESRKLDICFGSEYGSCIVSIGETKVLAQVSCEVVQPKQIRPNEGILYINVEISPMAAPQFEANRQTDLTVYLNRLLEKCYKDSKCIDLESLCIVVEEKVWSLRVDLKILNHEGNLIECSSIATLVSLAHFKRPDVTRSGESVIIHTLAENDPIPTVLYHYPVCLTFAIFQNNVLISDPSYIEETVCTSTTEDGNTIGGLLVVGMNQYKEICLLNHTEAAIHNSNIVHRAIQSAAERSKSVVDLIKAEIIRDDNLRQKRTKINFSDIITTNHVQSLSMKDLKICLKNYNINDIKMEEDNSPTEILDDRQDIKPEKSKYDVVASLPQTAEIKAKEGASTWIEISSESDVDSS, encoded by the exons ATGAGGGAACAGTTTTTATCAAATTGCgaaaaaaatttcataaaaaaaattattttggaaGGCCAT agATTGGATGGTAGAAATTATGATGAGAGTCGTAAACTAGATATTTGCTTTGGTTCCGAATATGGTAGCTGTATTGTTTCTATTGGGGAGACCAA GGTGTTAGCCCAGGTATCATGTGAGGTTGTCCAACCAAAGCAAATAAGACCGAATGAGGGAATTCTGTACATCAATGTTGAGATCAGTCCTATGGCTGCACCACAGTTTGAGGCCAATCGCCAAACTGATCTCACAGTTTACCTAAATAGATTGCTTGAGAAATGCTATAAGGATTCAAAATGTATTGATCTTGAATCTCTGTGTATTGTTGTGGAGGAAAAG GTTTGGTCATTAAGAGTTGATTTAAAGATTTTGAATCACGAGGGTAACTTAATAGAATGTTCAAGCATTGCCACATTAGTTTCCTTAGCACATTTCAAAAGACCTGATGTGACTAGAAGTGGGGAAAGTGTCATTATACACACATTAGCAGAGAATGATCCTATACCCACAGTTTTATATCACTATCCAGTGTGTTTGACTTTCgctatatttcaaaataa tGTACTAATATCAGACCCAAGTTATATCGAGGAGACAGTCTGCACAAGTACCACAGAAGATGGAAACACTATTGGAGGCCTTCTAGTCGTGGGCATGAATCAGTATAAAGAAATATGTCTCTTAAACCACACTGAAGCTGCTATTCACAACTCAAATATTGTACATAGAGCCATACAAAGTGCTGCCGAAAGATCAAAAAGTGTGGTTGATTTGATCAAAGCGGAAATTATTAGAGACGACAATTTAAG gcAAAAAAGGACTAAAATAAACTTCTCAGACATCATTACTACTAACCACGTGCAATCGCTGAGCATGAAAGACCTGAAAATATGTCTcaagaattataatataaacgacATAAAAATGGAGGAAGATAATAGTCCAACTGAGATTTTAGATGACAGACAAGATATTAAACCTGAGAAGAGTAAATATGATG ttgtggcaTCGCTACCTCAAACGGCTGAAATAAAAGCAAAGGAAGGGGCTTCAACGTGGATTGAAATATCATCAGAATCTGATGTGGATTCTAGCTAA
- the LOC120623664 gene encoding histone deacetylase complex subunit SAP30 homolog, which produces MIQREYPMNNGFSTGEEDSRGNSDQICCLVDDNERCRRPAGNASYSKRIQKTVAQRRLKLNIDPQARHTYICDYHKTMIQCARTKQRRPKDSEDDSNEAEMDTPDVDWFQLQVNTLRRYKRHYKVPTRPGLNKAQLAEVIQKHFKSLPVNEKDIMAYFIYMVKTNGNKLDQKNGINSDSV; this is translated from the exons ATGATTCAACGCGAGTATCCAATGAACAACGGGTTTAGCACAGGAGAAGAAGATTCTAGAGGCAATTCAGATCAAATATGTTGCCTTGTGGATGACAACGAACGATGTAGGCGCCCTGCTGGTAATGCATCGTACAGCAAACGCATACAGAAAACTGTGGCGCAGAGAAGGCTCAAACTGAACATAGATCCTCAG gcaAGGCACACATACATCTGCGATTATCATAAAACAATGATACAATGTGCAAGGACAAAGCAGAGGAGGCCTAAAGACTCAGAGGATGACAGCAATGAAGCTGAGATGGATACTCCTGATGTAGACTGGTTTCAATTGCAAGTCAATACTCTGAGGAGGTACAAAAGACACTACAAAGTGCCTACCAGGCCAGGATTGAATAAAGCTCAACTTGCTGAA GTCATACAGAAACATTTCAAATCCTTGCCAGTGAATGAAAAAGATATAATGgcatactttatttatatggtGAAAACCAATGGCAATAAATTGGACCAGAAAAATGGCATAAATTCAGACTCAGTGTAG
- the LOC120623622 gene encoding high mobility group protein DSP1-like isoform X2: MCLKNKWLTLARRDPESLSSDTPMYFFVDHFDPQNQSSPDSDQSNQANGQIQQNHQALRQQAQEQNQIQQNQLQQQLQQQQQNLQQALQHQSQNLQQTLQHQQQTLQQMLQQQQQQQQNNPQQAIQLQVSQAQAQAIVQAQAALQQQVAQSLQQQQQTLQEQIQATQQQQIQAALQRQSATLQELQQQAQQQALIAQATNKGRMPRAKPYNKPRGRMTAYAFFVQTCREEHKKKHPEENVVFAAFSKKCAERWNTMSEKEKERFHEMADQDKKRYDLEMQNYVPPKDVKVRGRKRQQHKDPNAPKRSLSAFFWFCNDERSKVKANNPEYTMGDIAKELGRRWAAAVPETKFKYESLSEQDKARYDREMTAYKKGPLALVQQQQQKVDTDEELVEYEGEEEYK; the protein is encoded by the exons atgtgCCTAAAAAATAAGTGGCTAACGCTTGCAAGACGGGACCCGGAAAGTTTATCATCGGACACtccaatgtatttttttgtggaCCATTTTGAC ccCCAAAACCAGTCTAGCCCTGATTCTGATCAAAGCAATCAGGCCAACGGTCAAATTCAACAAAACCATCAGGCTCTACGGCAACAAGCACAAGAGCAGAATCAAATCCAACAGAATCAATTACAACAGCAGctgcaacaacaacaacaaaactTGCAACAGGCGCTCCAACATCAGAGTCAGAATCTGCAACAAACATTGCAACACCAGCAGCAAACATTGCAACAAATGCTGCAGCAacaacagcagcagcagcaaAATAATCCGCAGCAAGCAATACAGTTGCAAGTGAGCCAGGCCCAGGCCCAGGCTATTGTACAAGCGCAGGCGGCATTACAGCAGCAAGTGGCACAGTCGCTGCAGCAACAGCAGCAAACACTGCAGGAGCAGATACAAGCAACACAGCAGCAACAAATACAGGCTGCACTACAAAGGCAATCTGCTACCTTACAG GAGTTACAACAGCAAGCTCAACAGCAGGCCCTCATCGCACAAGCGACCAACAAAGGCAGGATGCCGCGAGCGAAGCCCTACAACAAACCGCGTGGGAGGATGACCGCGTATGCGTTCTTCGTGCAGACCTGCCGGGAAGAACACAAGAAGAAACACCCAGAAGAGAATGTTGTTTTCGCTGCCTTCTCTAAGAAGTGTGCTGAAAGGTGGAAT ACAATGTCAGAGAAGGAGAAGGAAAGGTTCCACGAGATGGCTGATCAGGACAAGAAGCGCTATGATCTTGAGATGCAGAACTACGTGCCGCCCAAGGACGTGAAAGTGCGCGGCAGAAAGAGACAGCAACACAAGGACCCCAACGCCCCGAAGAGATCGCT ATCGGCATTCTTTTGGTTCTGCAACGACGAGCGTTCCAAAGTGAAGGCCAACAATCCCGAGTACACGATGGGCGACATAGCCAAAGAGCTCGGCCGACGTTGGGCCGCGGCAGTCCCTGAGACCAAGTTCAAATACGAGTCACTCAGCGAACAAGACAAAGCGAGATATGATAGG GAAATGACAGCCTACAAGAAAGGCCCTCTAGCTCTTGTTcagcaacaacaacaaaaaGTTGACACCGACGAGGAGCTTGTGGAGTACGAAGGAGAGGAAGAGTACAAGTAA
- the LOC120623622 gene encoding high mobility group protein DSP1-like isoform X1: MGDRGATGGAWGARDEASWWPGGSGEIQHQQQLNEEIARSTASATHQLYTYKMTGGFPNNGADNSTPGFDYRIMTGSNTREESPQQPWWYASGSVESQQTSSPTPQNQSSPDSDQSNQANGQIQQNHQALRQQAQEQNQIQQNQLQQQLQQQQQNLQQALQHQSQNLQQTLQHQQQTLQQMLQQQQQQQQNNPQQAIQLQVSQAQAQAIVQAQAALQQQVAQSLQQQQQTLQEQIQATQQQQIQAALQRQSATLQELQQQAQQQALIAQATNKGRMPRAKPYNKPRGRMTAYAFFVQTCREEHKKKHPEENVVFAAFSKKCAERWNTMSEKEKERFHEMADQDKKRYDLEMQNYVPPKDVKVRGRKRQQHKDPNAPKRSLSAFFWFCNDERSKVKANNPEYTMGDIAKELGRRWAAAVPETKFKYESLSEQDKARYDREMTAYKKGPLALVQQQQQKVDTDEELVEYEGEEEYK; this comes from the exons ATGGGGGATCGGGGCGCAACGGGGGGCGCTTGGGGTGCGCGCGACGAAGCCTCGTGGTGGCCGGGTGGATCTGGTGAAATACAGCACCAACAACAATTGAATGAAGAGATTGCTAGAAGTACTGCTTCTGCAACTCAtcaattatatacttataaaatgacTGGTGGCTTTCCTAATAATGGTGCTGACAACTCAACGCCAGGTTTTGATTACCGTATAATGACTGGTTCTAATACACGGGAAGAATCCCCTCAACAACCGTGGTGGTATGCTTCAGGGTCAGTAGAATCACAACAGACTTCGTCTCCCACG ccCCAAAACCAGTCTAGCCCTGATTCTGATCAAAGCAATCAGGCCAACGGTCAAATTCAACAAAACCATCAGGCTCTACGGCAACAAGCACAAGAGCAGAATCAAATCCAACAGAATCAATTACAACAGCAGctgcaacaacaacaacaaaactTGCAACAGGCGCTCCAACATCAGAGTCAGAATCTGCAACAAACATTGCAACACCAGCAGCAAACATTGCAACAAATGCTGCAGCAacaacagcagcagcagcaaAATAATCCGCAGCAAGCAATACAGTTGCAAGTGAGCCAGGCCCAGGCCCAGGCTATTGTACAAGCGCAGGCGGCATTACAGCAGCAAGTGGCACAGTCGCTGCAGCAACAGCAGCAAACACTGCAGGAGCAGATACAAGCAACACAGCAGCAACAAATACAGGCTGCACTACAAAGGCAATCTGCTACCTTACAG GAGTTACAACAGCAAGCTCAACAGCAGGCCCTCATCGCACAAGCGACCAACAAAGGCAGGATGCCGCGAGCGAAGCCCTACAACAAACCGCGTGGGAGGATGACCGCGTATGCGTTCTTCGTGCAGACCTGCCGGGAAGAACACAAGAAGAAACACCCAGAAGAGAATGTTGTTTTCGCTGCCTTCTCTAAGAAGTGTGCTGAAAGGTGGAAT ACAATGTCAGAGAAGGAGAAGGAAAGGTTCCACGAGATGGCTGATCAGGACAAGAAGCGCTATGATCTTGAGATGCAGAACTACGTGCCGCCCAAGGACGTGAAAGTGCGCGGCAGAAAGAGACAGCAACACAAGGACCCCAACGCCCCGAAGAGATCGCT ATCGGCATTCTTTTGGTTCTGCAACGACGAGCGTTCCAAAGTGAAGGCCAACAATCCCGAGTACACGATGGGCGACATAGCCAAAGAGCTCGGCCGACGTTGGGCCGCGGCAGTCCCTGAGACCAAGTTCAAATACGAGTCACTCAGCGAACAAGACAAAGCGAGATATGATAGG GAAATGACAGCCTACAAGAAAGGCCCTCTAGCTCTTGTTcagcaacaacaacaaaaaGTTGACACCGACGAGGAGCTTGTGGAGTACGAAGGAGAGGAAGAGTACAAGTAA
- the LOC120623622 gene encoding high mobility group protein DSP1-like isoform X3 has protein sequence MLQQQQQQQQNNPQQAIQLQVSQAQAQAIVQAQAALQQQVAQSLQQQQQTLQEQIQATQQQQIQAALQRQSATLQELQQQAQQQALIAQATNKGRMPRAKPYNKPRGRMTAYAFFVQTCREEHKKKHPEENVVFAAFSKKCAERWNTMSEKEKERFHEMADQDKKRYDLEMQNYVPPKDVKVRGRKRQQHKDPNAPKRSLSAFFWFCNDERSKVKANNPEYTMGDIAKELGRRWAAAVPETKFKYESLSEQDKARYDREMTAYKKGPLALVQQQQQKVDTDEELVEYEGEEEYK, from the exons ATGCTGCAGCAacaacagcagcagcagcaaAATAATCCGCAGCAAGCAATACAGTTGCAAGTGAGCCAGGCCCAGGCCCAGGCTATTGTACAAGCGCAGGCGGCATTACAGCAGCAAGTGGCACAGTCGCTGCAGCAACAGCAGCAAACACTGCAGGAGCAGATACAAGCAACACAGCAGCAACAAATACAGGCTGCACTACAAAGGCAATCTGCTACCTTACAG GAGTTACAACAGCAAGCTCAACAGCAGGCCCTCATCGCACAAGCGACCAACAAAGGCAGGATGCCGCGAGCGAAGCCCTACAACAAACCGCGTGGGAGGATGACCGCGTATGCGTTCTTCGTGCAGACCTGCCGGGAAGAACACAAGAAGAAACACCCAGAAGAGAATGTTGTTTTCGCTGCCTTCTCTAAGAAGTGTGCTGAAAGGTGGAAT ACAATGTCAGAGAAGGAGAAGGAAAGGTTCCACGAGATGGCTGATCAGGACAAGAAGCGCTATGATCTTGAGATGCAGAACTACGTGCCGCCCAAGGACGTGAAAGTGCGCGGCAGAAAGAGACAGCAACACAAGGACCCCAACGCCCCGAAGAGATCGCT ATCGGCATTCTTTTGGTTCTGCAACGACGAGCGTTCCAAAGTGAAGGCCAACAATCCCGAGTACACGATGGGCGACATAGCCAAAGAGCTCGGCCGACGTTGGGCCGCGGCAGTCCCTGAGACCAAGTTCAAATACGAGTCACTCAGCGAACAAGACAAAGCGAGATATGATAGG GAAATGACAGCCTACAAGAAAGGCCCTCTAGCTCTTGTTcagcaacaacaacaaaaaGTTGACACCGACGAGGAGCTTGTGGAGTACGAAGGAGAGGAAGAGTACAAGTAA